One genomic window of Catenulispora sp. EB89 includes the following:
- a CDS encoding glutamate decarboxylase: MSHSHSERDLSGDVDVNPLFARPGELRSRPRTRLADLPMLPETAYQVVHDEAMLDGNARLNLATFVGTWMDDQARRLYLEAFDKNMIDKDEYPSTAAIEERCWRILADLWHAPDPARAIGTSTIGSSEACMLGGLAFKRRWQEARRAAGKPADRPNLVMSSAVQVVWEKFCNYWDVEARYVPITEEHKTLDGTDLKSYVDENTIGVVSILGVTYTGMYEPVLKVSHALDEIQRETGLDIPIHVDGASGAMVAPFLQPHLEWDFRVPRVASINTSGHKYGLVNPGLGWVLWRDRDLLPESLVFKVSYLGGEMPTFGLNFSRPAAQVLVQYFQFLRLGRLGYHEVQKASQDVAKYLADRIGAMDAFELWNDASDIPVFAWRQKPGHGPNWTLYDVSDRLRMKGWLVPAYPMPDNLADTVVQRVVIRNGMSMDLATNLLADIEEAVAYLDKLTQPLPDVERSVFHH, from the coding sequence ATGTCGCACAGCCACAGCGAACGCGATCTGAGCGGGGACGTGGACGTCAACCCGCTGTTCGCCCGGCCGGGGGAGTTGCGCAGCCGGCCCCGGACCCGGCTGGCCGACCTGCCGATGCTGCCCGAGACCGCCTACCAGGTGGTGCACGACGAGGCCATGCTCGACGGCAACGCCCGGCTGAACCTGGCGACGTTCGTCGGCACCTGGATGGACGACCAGGCACGCCGGCTGTACCTCGAAGCCTTCGACAAGAACATGATCGACAAGGACGAGTACCCGAGCACCGCCGCGATCGAGGAGCGGTGCTGGCGGATCCTGGCCGACCTGTGGCACGCCCCGGACCCGGCGCGCGCCATCGGCACCTCGACCATCGGCTCCTCCGAGGCCTGCATGCTCGGCGGCCTGGCGTTCAAGCGGCGCTGGCAGGAGGCGCGGCGCGCGGCCGGCAAGCCCGCCGACCGGCCGAACCTGGTGATGAGCTCGGCGGTGCAGGTGGTGTGGGAGAAGTTCTGCAACTACTGGGACGTCGAGGCGCGCTACGTCCCGATCACCGAGGAGCACAAGACGCTCGACGGCACGGACCTGAAGTCCTATGTCGACGAGAACACCATCGGCGTGGTCAGCATCCTCGGCGTCACCTACACGGGCATGTACGAACCCGTGCTGAAGGTCAGCCACGCCCTGGACGAGATCCAGCGCGAGACCGGCCTGGACATCCCGATCCACGTCGACGGCGCCTCCGGGGCCATGGTCGCCCCGTTCCTGCAGCCGCACCTGGAGTGGGACTTCCGGGTCCCGCGCGTGGCCTCGATCAACACCTCGGGCCACAAGTACGGGCTCGTCAACCCGGGCCTGGGCTGGGTCCTGTGGCGGGACCGGGACCTGCTGCCGGAGAGCCTGGTGTTCAAGGTGAGCTACCTGGGCGGCGAGATGCCGACGTTCGGCCTGAACTTCTCGCGCCCGGCCGCGCAGGTGCTGGTGCAGTACTTCCAGTTCCTGCGGCTGGGCCGGCTCGGGTACCACGAGGTGCAGAAGGCCTCCCAGGACGTCGCGAAGTACCTCGCCGACCGGATCGGCGCGATGGACGCCTTCGAGCTCTGGAACGACGCCTCCGACATCCCCGTGTTCGCCTGGCGCCAGAAGCCCGGCCACGGGCCCAACTGGACGCTGTACGACGTCTCTGACCGGCTGCGGATGAAGGGGTGGCTGGTGCCGGCGTACCCGATGCCGGACAACCTGGCCGACACGGTGGTGCAGCGCGTGGTGATCCGGAACGGGATGAGCATGGATCTGGCCACGAACCTGCTCGCCGACATCGAGGAGGCGGTCGCCTACCTCGACAAGCTGACCCAGCCGCTGCCGGATGTCGAACGCTCGGTGTTCCACCACTGA
- a CDS encoding MFS transporter, with protein sequence MRTNRAWLGLTLLMLPTLLVAMDMTALILALPHLSADLGASAVQQLWISDSYGLMVAGMVITMGTLGDRIGRRRLLLTGASAFAVLSVVAAFSVNPLMLIVVRALLGIAGATLAPSTLALITNMFHDDRSRGRAIAIWATCQFTGGAVGPVLAGFLLQHFWWGSVFLAAVPAMVLLAVAGRFVLPEFRGSRAGRLDPASVGLSLAAVLLMVYGIKQLTVAHAVAVPVATLAIGAGLGVVFVRRQLRLPAPLLDLRLFRSRPFTAVLIALVFAGLAMAGVGLLVTQYLQGVLGHGPMAAAILFAPMGLGVAVGTMTAPTLTRRMKQPTAIAGGLALSAVGGLLLTVVHGAGTLPILMIAIAVLAFGAGPLFALGTGLVIGSVSPERAGSAASMSETGNYFGGSLGLGLLGAAAAVVYRAHAHGTSDSLAAALAASSRQGATQASATLDTARAAFTASLHVTGLVAAVIFAALSVVVFVMRPAESRSQSQPESQSQSQSQSQSQPESQPEPQPEEPARTSTETAVPEPVAASH encoded by the coding sequence ATGCGTACGAACCGGGCCTGGCTGGGACTGACACTCCTCATGCTGCCGACACTGCTCGTCGCGATGGACATGACCGCGCTGATCCTCGCGCTGCCGCACCTGAGCGCCGACCTCGGCGCCAGTGCGGTGCAGCAGCTGTGGATCAGCGACAGCTACGGCCTGATGGTCGCCGGCATGGTCATCACGATGGGCACGCTCGGCGACCGCATCGGACGCCGCCGGCTGCTGCTGACCGGCGCCTCGGCCTTCGCGGTGCTCTCGGTGGTGGCGGCGTTCTCGGTGAACCCGCTGATGCTGATCGTCGTGCGGGCGCTGCTCGGGATCGCCGGGGCCACCCTGGCGCCGTCCACACTGGCGCTGATCACGAACATGTTCCACGACGACCGCTCCCGCGGCCGCGCCATCGCGATCTGGGCCACCTGCCAGTTCACCGGCGGCGCGGTCGGCCCGGTGCTGGCCGGGTTCCTGCTCCAGCACTTCTGGTGGGGTTCGGTGTTCCTGGCGGCGGTGCCCGCGATGGTGCTGCTGGCGGTGGCCGGCCGGTTCGTGCTGCCGGAGTTCCGCGGCTCGCGGGCCGGCCGGCTGGACCCGGCGAGTGTCGGGCTGTCGCTGGCCGCGGTGCTGCTGATGGTCTACGGGATCAAGCAGCTGACCGTGGCGCACGCCGTGGCCGTCCCGGTGGCGACGCTGGCGATCGGGGCGGGCCTGGGCGTGGTCTTCGTCCGCCGGCAACTCCGCCTGCCCGCGCCGCTGCTGGACCTGCGGCTGTTCCGCAGCCGTCCGTTCACTGCGGTCCTGATCGCGCTGGTCTTCGCGGGTCTGGCGATGGCCGGGGTCGGGCTGCTGGTCACGCAGTACCTGCAGGGCGTGCTCGGGCACGGGCCGATGGCCGCGGCGATCCTGTTCGCCCCGATGGGCCTGGGCGTCGCGGTCGGCACCATGACCGCGCCGACTCTGACCCGCCGGATGAAGCAGCCGACCGCGATCGCCGGCGGCCTGGCGCTGTCGGCCGTCGGCGGGCTGCTGCTGACCGTGGTCCACGGGGCGGGCACCCTGCCGATCCTGATGATCGCCATCGCGGTGCTGGCCTTCGGCGCCGGTCCGTTGTTCGCGCTCGGCACCGGACTGGTCATCGGCAGCGTCTCGCCGGAGCGCGCCGGCAGCGCGGCCTCCATGTCCGAGACCGGCAACTACTTCGGCGGCTCCCTCGGGCTCGGGCTGCTCGGCGCGGCCGCGGCCGTCGTCTACCGGGCCCACGCCCACGGGACCTCCGACTCTCTGGCCGCCGCGCTCGCCGCGAGCAGCCGTCAGGGCGCGACGCAGGCGTCTGCGACGCTCGACACGGCCCGCGCGGCGTTCACCGCCAGCCTGCACGTGACCGGACTCGTCGCAGCCGTGATCTTCGCGGCCCTGTCGGTAGTGGTGTTCGTGATGCGGCCGGCCGAGTCGCGGTCGCAGTCTCAGCCCGAGTCGCAGTCGCAGTCGCAGTCGCAGTCGCAGTCGCAGCCGGAGTCGCAGCCGGAGCCGCAGCCGGAGGAACCGGCCCGCACCAGCACCGAAACGGCCGTCCCGGAGCCGGTGGCGGCCTCCCATTGA
- a CDS encoding alpha/beta fold hydrolase: protein MPVVSTPFAVEPVLARTVGGTGPGLLLAHGAGGSVALNYGPVLDGLGAGHTVVGIDYPGTGRTPRAAGPLSVDFLADQLVAAADAEGLERFALAGFSLGGPVAIRAAARHPERVSALILTATFAYRDARLDLAAKLWNDLYQAGDAVRLSEFLTLVAFGAETLEATPESHLRLAIDGLAELIPAGTPEHVDLVRSVDVRGDLASITAPTLVISTTADPLVSPHLHEELARKIPGARLARIATGHLPFAERPAEWLALMTGLLAEHAA, encoded by the coding sequence ATGCCTGTCGTCAGCACGCCCTTCGCCGTCGAGCCGGTCCTGGCCCGCACCGTCGGGGGCACCGGCCCCGGCCTGCTGCTGGCACACGGCGCAGGCGGGAGCGTCGCCCTGAACTACGGCCCGGTCCTGGACGGCCTGGGCGCCGGGCACACCGTGGTCGGGATCGACTATCCGGGGACCGGCCGCACGCCGCGCGCCGCCGGACCGCTGAGCGTGGACTTCCTGGCCGACCAGCTGGTCGCCGCCGCCGACGCCGAAGGGCTGGAGCGCTTCGCGCTGGCCGGGTTCTCGCTCGGCGGGCCGGTGGCGATCCGGGCCGCGGCCCGGCACCCCGAGCGCGTCAGCGCCCTGATCCTGACCGCGACCTTCGCCTACCGGGACGCGCGGCTGGACCTCGCGGCGAAGCTGTGGAACGACCTCTACCAGGCCGGCGACGCCGTCCGGCTCTCGGAGTTCCTGACGCTCGTCGCGTTCGGCGCCGAGACGCTGGAGGCCACCCCCGAAAGCCACCTGCGGCTGGCGATCGACGGCCTGGCCGAGCTCATCCCGGCCGGCACGCCGGAGCACGTGGACCTGGTGCGAAGCGTCGACGTGCGCGGCGACCTGGCCTCGATCACCGCGCCGACGCTCGTCATCTCCACCACCGCGGACCCGCTGGTCTCCCCGCACCTGCACGAGGAGCTGGCGAGGAAGATCCCCGGCGCGCGCCTGGCCCGGATCGCCACCGGGCACCTGCCGTTCGCCGAGCGGCCGGCGGAGTGGCTGGCGCTGATGACCGGGCTCCTCGCCGAGCACGCGGCCTGA
- a CDS encoding ankyrin repeat domain-containing protein, with product MARKKKRLPKDFDTTLRSGDLDAMKAVFDTTDLDAHDGMYGPTALGMYGVPPELVAWLVEQGADVEAVDRSDHTPLWRHARVGHDVIVTALLDAGADIANPLRPALHSAAEGVQPSTVSLLLDRGADPLFLQGRLTALASGLQYCSNIQLSKMAEVARILLDAGTPITPMMRERVEAIGKRFEFYRAGFNPDHVDEADAGLTRLYELFGVTPVGQRRSHDGVSPITVTATAWDDRHQELWDHLVPGRGPAATAQGEAIRITGRLAHEVLDNGGINWDGDFRSMARTLPRLFASGVPLPDAQLSEATTLALNCRRDSPEEHIQRLSELAVWWVLANPEPLPAPEPAYLR from the coding sequence ATGGCGAGGAAGAAGAAGCGGCTGCCGAAGGACTTCGACACCACCCTCCGCTCCGGCGACCTGGACGCGATGAAGGCGGTCTTCGACACCACCGACCTCGACGCCCACGACGGCATGTACGGCCCGACCGCGCTCGGCATGTACGGCGTCCCGCCGGAACTGGTGGCCTGGCTGGTCGAGCAGGGCGCCGACGTCGAGGCCGTCGACCGCTCCGACCACACCCCGCTGTGGCGGCACGCGCGCGTCGGCCACGACGTGATCGTCACCGCCCTGCTCGACGCCGGCGCCGACATCGCGAACCCCCTGCGGCCCGCGCTCCACTCGGCCGCCGAAGGCGTCCAGCCCTCCACGGTGAGCCTGCTCCTGGATCGCGGCGCGGATCCCCTTTTCCTCCAAGGCCGATTGACGGCGCTCGCCTCGGGTCTTCAGTACTGCTCCAACATCCAGCTGTCGAAGATGGCCGAAGTCGCCCGGATCCTCCTCGACGCCGGCACCCCGATCACTCCCATGATGCGCGAGCGCGTAGAGGCGATCGGCAAACGCTTCGAGTTCTACCGAGCGGGCTTCAACCCCGACCACGTCGACGAGGCCGACGCGGGCCTGACTCGCCTGTACGAACTGTTCGGCGTCACCCCGGTCGGACAGCGCCGCAGCCACGACGGCGTCTCCCCGATCACCGTGACCGCCACCGCCTGGGACGACCGGCACCAGGAACTCTGGGACCACCTGGTCCCCGGCCGGGGTCCGGCCGCCACGGCCCAGGGCGAGGCCATCCGCATCACCGGCCGCCTCGCGCACGAAGTCCTCGACAACGGCGGCATCAACTGGGACGGCGACTTCCGGTCGATGGCCCGCACCCTGCCGAGGTTGTTCGCCTCCGGCGTGCCGTTGCCGGACGCGCAGCTGAGCGAGGCGACCACGCTGGCCCTGAACTGCCGCCGCGACAGCCCCGAGGAGCACATCCAGCGGCTCAGTGAGCTGGCGGTGTGGTGGGTGCTGGCCAACCCTGAACCGTTGCCGGCGCCGGAGCCCGCCTACCTGCGCTGA
- a CDS encoding VWA-like domain-containing protein: MSATTTVSTLKIPTPAVMAGPSRLTARPAGLPAPWEGQPAKAAASQAAHHEADRAERRDRAQAAADLDTPKLLAARHLAVTTCPYLAVALHAIAVVPTYAVPTMGVDRHWRCYVNPAFVRAHPVRELAGVWLHEVSHLVRDHHTRARRLTEASARHEAAGRPGSAPLDPDNPRREQVRLNIAMDLEINDDLFESLRGPDKPRTLHRRSKTDDADDANDTTPRLPEGALTPSRLRIANCDLFEQYLHHVTPTMVADHWTDCGSGAHDGPVPWEDDAAGAHPLGPHEAAAIRISVRDAIAAGRGTAPSGWQRWAEHYGKAPQDWRTLLGAAFRTSLGAAGGAGDYTYRRPNRRTASLGGRLVLPGLHRPLPQVAVVIDTSGSVSDMDLGSALTEVAAITRALGVTGRNVAVYTCDAAVQTAQNVCRAEELTLVGGGGTDLREGIRAAMTRQPRPDVTVVLTDGGTPWPEEQSGCRVVAGIFASHRSLTRFGSDGTFIDCRPPEWIETVYLE; this comes from the coding sequence ATGAGCGCGACAACCACAGTGAGCACCCTGAAGATCCCGACGCCGGCGGTGATGGCTGGCCCCAGCCGACTCACCGCCCGCCCGGCGGGCCTGCCCGCGCCGTGGGAGGGGCAGCCGGCGAAGGCTGCCGCATCACAAGCAGCGCATCATGAAGCTGACAGAGCCGAAAGGCGAGACCGAGCCCAAGCCGCCGCCGACCTCGACACCCCCAAACTCCTGGCCGCCCGCCACCTGGCCGTCACCACCTGCCCCTACCTGGCCGTGGCCCTCCACGCCATAGCCGTCGTCCCCACCTACGCCGTCCCCACGATGGGCGTCGACCGCCACTGGCGCTGCTACGTCAACCCCGCCTTCGTCCGCGCCCACCCCGTCCGCGAACTCGCCGGCGTCTGGCTCCACGAGGTCTCCCACCTCGTCCGCGACCACCACACCCGCGCCCGCCGCCTCACCGAGGCCAGCGCCCGCCACGAGGCCGCCGGCCGTCCCGGTTCGGCTCCGCTCGACCCTGACAACCCCCGCCGCGAGCAGGTCCGCCTCAACATCGCCATGGATCTGGAGATCAACGACGACCTTTTCGAGAGCCTGCGGGGTCCCGACAAGCCCCGCACACTCCACAGACGCAGCAAGACCGACGACGCCGACGACGCCAACGACACCACCCCACGCCTCCCCGAAGGCGCCCTGACCCCGTCCCGACTCCGCATCGCCAACTGCGACCTCTTCGAGCAGTACCTCCACCACGTCACCCCCACCATGGTCGCCGACCACTGGACCGACTGCGGCTCGGGCGCCCACGACGGCCCGGTCCCCTGGGAGGACGACGCCGCCGGCGCCCACCCCCTCGGCCCGCACGAAGCCGCCGCCATCCGCATCAGCGTCCGCGACGCCATCGCCGCCGGCCGCGGCACCGCCCCGAGCGGCTGGCAGCGCTGGGCCGAGCACTACGGCAAGGCCCCGCAGGACTGGCGCACCCTCCTGGGCGCCGCCTTCCGCACCTCGCTCGGTGCGGCGGGCGGCGCCGGCGACTACACCTACCGCCGTCCCAACCGCCGCACCGCGAGCCTCGGCGGCCGCCTGGTCCTGCCCGGCCTGCACCGTCCGCTGCCGCAGGTGGCCGTGGTCATCGACACCTCCGGCTCGGTCTCCGACATGGACCTCGGCAGTGCCCTGACCGAGGTCGCCGCCATCACCCGCGCGCTCGGCGTCACCGGCCGCAACGTCGCCGTCTATACCTGCGACGCGGCCGTCCAGACCGCCCAGAACGTCTGCCGGGCCGAGGAACTCACCCTGGTCGGCGGAGGCGGCACCGATCTGCGCGAGGGCATCCGGGCCGCGATGACCCGCCAGCCCCGTCCCGACGTGACCGTCGTCCTCACCGACGGCGGCACCCCCTGGCCGGAGGAGCAATCGGGCTGTCGCGTCGTCGCCGGCATCTTCGCCTCCCACCGCTCCCTCACCCGCTTCGGGAGCGACGGCACCTTCATCGACTGCCGCCCGCCGGAATGGATCGAAACGGTCTATCTGGAGTGA
- a CDS encoding aminoglycoside phosphotransferase family protein gives MDQSVPADLLEIAEALVPGAPLGSARLAEHGNLHHVVLFPGVAAVRVSKRPDTAAEMPRRVGILRAVAAAGLPFAVPEPLSSVTMFGEHAAVAISWIDGEPLPEGVGDPAAFGMLLEALRDVELSPDLAAVLRTPRRYADGLGWADILSAEIIPLLPARWRDGVRHSLDTLLALDEVPAGLVHGDLGGGNVHFGADGSLTGVLDWDLAIRSDPAIDAALVGSWHGWDVLRAAADEQTYRRARAWNDVVGVEHLHAVFSNEPLASVDGFVSSVVAWLEARE, from the coding sequence GTGGATCAATCAGTCCCCGCCGACCTGCTGGAGATCGCCGAGGCGCTCGTTCCCGGCGCTCCCCTCGGCTCCGCACGCCTTGCCGAGCACGGGAATCTGCACCACGTCGTGCTGTTCCCCGGCGTCGCGGCGGTGCGCGTCAGCAAGCGCCCCGACACCGCCGCCGAGATGCCCCGCCGGGTCGGGATCCTTCGGGCGGTCGCGGCGGCCGGCCTGCCTTTCGCCGTACCGGAGCCGCTGAGCTCGGTGACCATGTTCGGGGAGCATGCGGCGGTCGCGATCTCTTGGATCGATGGTGAACCCTTGCCGGAGGGCGTCGGGGATCCGGCAGCGTTCGGGATGCTGTTGGAAGCACTGCGCGATGTCGAGCTCTCGCCAGACCTCGCGGCCGTTCTCCGCACGCCGCGCCGGTACGCCGACGGTCTGGGGTGGGCCGACATTCTCAGCGCCGAGATCATTCCGCTTCTGCCCGCGAGGTGGCGCGACGGAGTCCGGCACAGCCTGGACACGCTGCTGGCGCTCGACGAGGTTCCGGCCGGGCTCGTCCACGGCGATCTCGGCGGCGGAAACGTCCACTTCGGCGCGGACGGCAGCCTGACCGGGGTCCTCGACTGGGACCTGGCGATCCGGTCCGACCCGGCGATCGACGCGGCGCTGGTCGGGTCCTGGCACGGCTGGGACGTGCTCCGCGCGGCCGCCGACGAGCAGACCTACCGACGCGCCCGGGCCTGGAACGACGTCGTCGGCGTCGAACATCTCCACGCGGTGTTCAGCAACGAGCCGTTGGCGAGCGTCGACGGCTTCGTCAGCTCGGTCGTCGCCTGGTTGGAGGCGCGGGAGTAG
- a CDS encoding RNA polymerase sigma factor has translation MTAPAIEDLLRELTPQVLGALVRRYGRFEGCEDAVQEAVLAAAVQWPAQGLPDNPRGWLTTVASRRLIDQVRSDSARREREEQVWASEVVPDEVPDTDDTLVLLFLCCHPTLTAASQTALTLRAVGGLTTAEIARAFLVPEATLAARISRAKQRVRAAGSRFELPAGPEREERLQVVLHVLYLIFNEGYTASSGTDLDRVDLATEAIRLTRMVHAQLPDDGEVTGLLALMLLTHSRREARTTAGGDLVPLAEQDRTRWDAELIAEGLELAKSSLGGTELGTYQLQAAIAATHAVATDPADTDWRQIHALYLVLERIAPNPMVTLNRAVALAEIEGPEAGLAVLATLDADERMARHHRLLSVRAHLLEMAGDTDGAYENFRSAAKATASIAEQRYLGARARKLRG, from the coding sequence ATGACAGCACCGGCGATCGAGGACTTGCTCCGCGAGCTGACCCCGCAGGTCCTCGGCGCCCTGGTCCGCCGGTACGGCCGGTTCGAGGGCTGCGAGGACGCGGTGCAGGAGGCCGTCCTGGCCGCCGCGGTCCAGTGGCCGGCCCAGGGCCTGCCGGACAACCCGCGCGGCTGGCTGACCACGGTCGCCTCCCGCCGGCTCATCGACCAGGTGCGCAGCGACTCGGCACGGCGCGAACGGGAAGAGCAGGTCTGGGCTTCCGAGGTGGTCCCGGACGAGGTCCCGGACACCGACGACACCCTGGTCCTGCTCTTCCTGTGCTGCCACCCGACGCTGACCGCGGCCTCGCAGACCGCGCTGACGCTGCGCGCCGTCGGCGGCCTGACGACGGCCGAGATCGCCCGCGCGTTCCTCGTCCCGGAGGCCACGCTGGCGGCCCGGATCAGCCGGGCCAAGCAGCGCGTCAGGGCGGCCGGGAGCCGGTTCGAGCTCCCGGCGGGGCCGGAGCGCGAGGAGCGGCTGCAGGTCGTGCTCCACGTGCTCTACCTGATCTTCAACGAGGGCTACACCGCGTCGTCCGGCACCGACCTGGACCGTGTCGACCTGGCGACCGAAGCGATCCGGCTGACCCGGATGGTGCACGCGCAGCTGCCCGACGACGGCGAGGTGACCGGGCTGCTGGCGCTGATGCTGCTGACGCACTCCCGGCGCGAGGCGCGCACGACGGCGGGCGGCGACCTGGTGCCGCTGGCCGAGCAGGACCGGACCAGGTGGGACGCCGAGCTGATCGCCGAGGGGCTGGAGTTGGCGAAGAGCTCGCTGGGCGGCACGGAGTTGGGGACGTACCAGTTGCAGGCGGCGATAGCCGCCACGCACGCTGTCGCGACCGACCCCGCGGACACCGACTGGCGGCAGATCCACGCGCTGTACCTGGTTCTGGAACGGATCGCGCCGAACCCGATGGTGACGTTGAACCGCGCGGTCGCGCTCGCCGAGATCGAGGGGCCGGAGGCCGGGCTCGCGGTGCTGGCGACGCTGGACGCCGACGAGCGGATGGCCAGGCACCACCGGTTGCTGTCGGTGCGGGCGCATCTGTTGGAGATGGCCGGGGACACGGACGGCGCGTATGAGAACTTCCGGAGCGCGGCGAAGGCGACGGCGAGTATCGCTGAGCAGCGGTATTTGGGGGCGCGGGCTCGGAAGCTGCGGGGGTAG
- a CDS encoding YciI family protein yields MKFLISLHINPAVLDALTDEEKAGLGEGHGRFIQSLKDSGELILTQALVDPSQAAVVRVRNSQPVVTDGPFLEAKEYLGGFYLVDVEDKARAVELASQIPDASIDGLGVEVRQVMFSDGQLEA; encoded by the coding sequence ATGAAGTTCCTGATCAGTCTGCACATCAACCCCGCCGTGCTGGACGCGCTGACCGACGAGGAGAAGGCCGGGCTCGGCGAGGGCCACGGCCGGTTCATCCAGTCCCTGAAGGACTCCGGGGAGCTGATCCTGACCCAGGCGCTGGTCGACCCGTCGCAGGCGGCCGTGGTGCGGGTCCGCAACAGTCAGCCGGTGGTCACCGACGGCCCGTTCCTGGAGGCCAAGGAGTACCTGGGCGGCTTCTACCTGGTCGACGTCGAGGACAAGGCGCGGGCCGTCGAGCTGGCCTCGCAGATCCCGGACGCCTCGATCGACGGGCTCGGGGTGGAGGTGCGCCAGGTCATGTTCTCCGATGGACAATTGGAGGCATGA
- a CDS encoding chaplin yields MSIRKTLVAVACAAFAVLGTAGTASASGAGAIGSAFGSPGLLSGNVIQIPVNIPINVCGDSVGILAALVGSAGNVCVNR; encoded by the coding sequence ATGAGCATCCGCAAAACCCTCGTGGCCGTGGCCTGCGCCGCGTTCGCGGTCCTGGGCACTGCCGGCACCGCCTCCGCCTCCGGCGCGGGCGCGATCGGCAGCGCGTTCGGCTCGCCCGGTCTGCTGTCCGGCAACGTGATCCAGATCCCGGTCAACATCCCGATCAACGTGTGCGGCGACAGCGTCGGCATCCTGGCGGCGCTGGTCGGCAGCGCCGGCAACGTCTGCGTCAACCGCTGA